A region from the Spea bombifrons isolate aSpeBom1 chromosome 7, aSpeBom1.2.pri, whole genome shotgun sequence genome encodes:
- the MAFK gene encoding transcription factor MafK isoform X1, which produces MLLPFVFNVFCYILSTSVFIYFSVAFSAPFCPGDCLQVMTTNPKPNKALKVKKEAGENAPVLSDDELVSMSVRELNQHLRGLSKEDIIRLKQRRRTLKNRGYAASCRVKRVTQKEELERQRVELQQEVDKLARENSSMKLELDALRSKYEALQTFARTVARGPITPTKVATTSVITIVKSADISSASIPFSAAS; this is translated from the exons ATGTTGTTACCTtttgtgtttaatgttttttgttacattttaagcacttctgtatttatttatttttcagttgcTTTTTCTGCACCGTTCTGTCCTGGTGATTGTTTACAGGTTATGACGACTAATCCCAAACCAAACAAGGCATTAAag GTAAAGAAGGAGGCGGGAGAAAACGCCCCAGTATTAAGCGATGATGAGCTCGTGTCAATGTCTGTGCGGGAGCTAAATCAGCACCTCCGGGGTCTATCCAAAGAAGACATAATCCGTCTCAAGCAGCGCCGGCGCACGCTGAAAAACCGCGGATACGCCGCAAGCTGCAGGGTCAAACGCGTCACCCAGAAAGAGGAGCTGGAGAGGCAACGGGTTGAGTTGCAACAAGAAGTCGACAAGCTGGCGCGGGAAAACTCCAGCATGAAGCTCGAGTTGGATGCTCTGCGCTCCAAATACGAAGCTCTCCAAACCTTCGCACGTACAGTCGCCCGAGGGCCCATAACCCCGACCAAGGTGGCCACCACCAGCGTCATCACCATTGTGAAATCTGCCGACATTTCATCGGCGTCCATACCGTTCTCGGCAGCCTCCTAG
- the MAFK gene encoding transcription factor MafK isoform X2, whose product MTTNPKPNKALKVKKEAGENAPVLSDDELVSMSVRELNQHLRGLSKEDIIRLKQRRRTLKNRGYAASCRVKRVTQKEELERQRVELQQEVDKLARENSSMKLELDALRSKYEALQTFARTVARGPITPTKVATTSVITIVKSADISSASIPFSAAS is encoded by the exons ATGACGACTAATCCCAAACCAAACAAGGCATTAAag GTAAAGAAGGAGGCGGGAGAAAACGCCCCAGTATTAAGCGATGATGAGCTCGTGTCAATGTCTGTGCGGGAGCTAAATCAGCACCTCCGGGGTCTATCCAAAGAAGACATAATCCGTCTCAAGCAGCGCCGGCGCACGCTGAAAAACCGCGGATACGCCGCAAGCTGCAGGGTCAAACGCGTCACCCAGAAAGAGGAGCTGGAGAGGCAACGGGTTGAGTTGCAACAAGAAGTCGACAAGCTGGCGCGGGAAAACTCCAGCATGAAGCTCGAGTTGGATGCTCTGCGCTCCAAATACGAAGCTCTCCAAACCTTCGCACGTACAGTCGCCCGAGGGCCCATAACCCCGACCAAGGTGGCCACCACCAGCGTCATCACCATTGTGAAATCTGCCGACATTTCATCGGCGTCCATACCGTTCTCGGCAGCCTCCTAG